A DNA window from Pontimonas salivibrio contains the following coding sequences:
- the trxA gene encoding thioredoxin, producing MSAREVTDQSFAEDVLASDKPIMVDFWAEWCGPCRAVSPILDQIATEHAEKIDVVKLNVDHNPETAMKYQITSIPTMKVFKGGEVVKTVIGAKPKPALESDLKEFLA from the coding sequence ATGTCAGCACGTGAGGTAACCGACCAAAGTTTTGCGGAAGATGTTCTCGCAAGCGACAAGCCGATCATGGTGGATTTTTGGGCCGAGTGGTGTGGCCCGTGCCGGGCTGTATCGCCCATCCTTGACCAGATTGCAACCGAGCACGCCGAAAAAATCGATGTCGTAAAGCTCAACGTTGACCACAACCCCGAAACGGCTATGAAGTACCAGATCACGTCGATTCCGACGATGAAGGTCTTCAAAGGTGGCGAAGTGGTGAAGACCGTCATTGGTGCGAAGCCCAAGCCGGCACTCGAGTCCGATTTGAAAGAATTTTTAGCCTAA